A stretch of the Argentina anserina chromosome 6, drPotAnse1.1, whole genome shotgun sequence genome encodes the following:
- the LOC126801091 gene encoding probable glutamate carboxypeptidase LAMP1 has protein sequence MIQTTTAAFLAILITCFTFLYSPITPKSSYHSLFISGSLSSNNSISRHLHTLTRRPHVAGSSANSDAAAYVLSIFTSSNLQSRITPYHVALTYPVSRSLTLTPSPSSPPVHFNLQQETYPGDPYADVSAEVLPTFHAFAKSGDVTGDVVYVNYGRVEDYKTLKKMGVNVSGAIVLARYGEIYRGSIVQIAQEEGAVGALVYSDRKNYGGGRGGRWFPEDKWLPPSGVQVGTVYNGVGDPTTPGWASSEECERLSDEEMDKGGDLPLIPSLPISGADGETILRAVGGRVADDDWQGSGDAPTYRVGPGPGVVHLSYNGKQVLEKIENVIGVIEGEEEPDRFVILGNHRDAWTFGAVDPNSGTAALLEIAQRLGKLQEKGWKPRRTIILCNWDAEEYGLIGSTEWVEENRDMLASKAIAYLNVDSAVHGPGFWASATPQLDELIKKAAQQVEDPDNSSQTLYQAWVGSSSSPIVGRLGSGNSDFAAFVQYIGIPSADMTFGKGYPVYHSMYDDYVWMEKFGDPFFHRHVAVASLWGLIALWLADTELLPFDYTSYALELEKYMKNLEVEISDSNINLAPLFKSIEELKIAATLINNQRKEIEENYVRPSMSKKNCFKVREVNDRLMMAERAFTDQDGLFGRSWYKHLIYGPSTNDVYGSKSFPGVDEAVARAKRLKTAESWKFVQHEVWRVARAVRHATKVINGELT, from the exons ATGATCCAAACAACTACTGCGGCTTTCCTGGCCATACTCATCACCTGCTTCACCTTCCTCTATTCTCCGATCACCCCCAAATCCTCCTATCACTCCCTCTTCATCTCCGGTTCCCTCTCTTCCAACAACTCTATCTCCCGCCACCTCCAcaccctcacgcgccgcccccACGTCGCCGGAAGCTCTGCAAACTCCGACGCCGCCGCATACGTCCTCTCCATCTTCACCTCCTCCAATCTCCAATCCCGCATCACCCCCTACCACGTGGCACTCACTTACCCCGTCTCCCGCTCCCTAACCCTAACTCCTTCACCTTCTTCACCACCCGTCCATTTCAACCTCCAACAAGAAACCTACCCCGGCGACCCCTACGCTGACGTGTCAGCCGAGGTCCTCCCCACTTTTCACGCTTTCGCCAAGTCCGGGGATGTTACCGGTGACGTGGTTTACGTCAACTACGGGAGGGTGGAGGACTACAAGACTCTTAAGAAAATGGGGGTCAACGTCTCTGGTGCAATTGTGTTGGCTAG GTATGGGGAAATTTATAGGGGGAGCATAGTGCAGATTGCTCAGGAGGAAGGGGCTGTTGGGGCATTGGTGTACTCGGATAGGAAAAACTACGGCGGAGGCCGCGGAGGGAGGTGGTTTCCGGAGGACAAGTGGCTACCGCCGAGTGGGGTACAGGTGGGGACGGTTTATAATGGGGTAGGAGACCCAACTACGCCGGGGTGGGCGAGTAGTGAAGAGTGTGAGAGGCTTTCCGATGAGGAAATGGACAAGGGTGGTGATTTGCCTTTGATACCTTCGCTGCCTATTTCTGGTGCTGATGGGGAGACTATATTGAGGGCTGTTGGAGGACGGGTGGCTGATGATGATTGGCAGGGGAGTGGGGATGCCCCAACTTATAGGGTTGGTCCAGGTCCTGGGGTTGTGCATCTTAGTTACAAC GGAAAGCAAGTTTTAGAAAAAATTGAGAATGTGATTGGTGTCATAGAAGGTGAAGAAGAACCTGATAG ATTTGTCATTCTAGGTAATCACCGTGATGCTTGGACATTTGGAGCGGTTGATCCAAATAGTGGCACTGCGGCACTGCTAGAG ATTGCTCAAAGATTGGGGAAGTTGCAGGAAAAAGGGTGGAAACCTCGACGCACCATTATCTTGTGCAATTGGGATGCTGAAGAATACGGCCTG ATAGGATCAACTGAATGGGTAGAAGAAAATAGAGATATGCTAGCTTCGAAGGCAATTGCTTACTTGAATGTCGACAGTGCAGTACATGGGCCAGGATTTTGGGCTTCTGCCACTCCACAGCTTGACGAGCTTATTAAGAAAGCAGCTCAACAG GTCGAAGATCCTGATAACTCATCACAAACTCTCTACCAAGCATGGGTTGGTTCAAGCAGTTCTCCCATA GTTGGTAGATTGGGAAGTGGAAATTCTGATTTTGCAGCTTTTGTTCAATACATTGGAATTCCGTCAGCTGACATGACTTTCGGAAAAG GATATCCGGTATACCATTCCATGTATGATGACTACGTATGGATGGAAAAATTTGGTGATCCTTTCTTTCATAGGCATGTTGCAG TGGCAAGTTTATGGGGTTTGATAGCTCTTTGGCTAGCAGATACAGAGCTTTTGCCTTTTGATTATACATCCTATGCGCTGGAGCTAGAG AAATACATGAAAAATTTGGAAGTTGAGATCTCAGATTCGAACATAAACCTAGCTCCTCTATTCAAATCCATTGAGGAGCTTAAAATAGCGGCCACATTAATAAACAACCAGAGAAAG GAAATAGAAGAAAACTATGTTCGGCCTTCAATgtcgaaaaaaaattgttttaaGGTAAGAGAGGTGAATGACAGACTAATGATGGCAGAGCGTGCCTTTACAGATCAAGATGGACTGTTCGGAAGGTCATGGTATAAGCATTTG ATTTATGGTCCCTCAACGAACGATGTCTATGGATCTAAATCATTCCCCGGAGTAGACGAAGCTGTTGCCAGGGCCAAGAGACTGAAGACAGCAGAGTCATGGAAATTTGTACAACACGAAGTTTGGAGAGTCGCTCGAGCTGTGAGACATGCAACAAAAGTCATCAATGGTGAATTGACATGA
- the LOC126801106 gene encoding mitochondrial arginine transporter BAC2-like — protein sequence MEEFVASSWGREFVAGGFGGIAGIISGHPLDTLRIMQQSSKTGSAFSILRNVVATEGPTALYRGIAAPLASITFQSAMVFQTYAILSRAFDPSVSPKDPPSYRGVALGGFGAGAVQSLMITPVELVKIRLQLQTKTQKGPIDVARSIMKAEGLKGMYRGLTITMLRDAPAHAIYFSTYEYMKEQLHLGCRKTGEESLHTTLVAGGLAGVASWISCYPLDVVKTRLQAQSMYPLPKYTGIVDCFRKSVTEDGHGVLWRGLGTAVSRAFLVNGAIFAAYELAMKCIGSRGSVVLADNAVL from the exons ATGGAAGAGTTTGTTGCTAGCAGTTGGGGAAGAGAATTCGTTGCTGGAGGGTTTGGAGGTATTGCTGGTATAATCTCAGGGCACCCACTTGACACTCTTAGAATCATGCAACAGAGTTCAAAAACTGGTTCTGCTTTCAGCATTCTTCGCAATGTCGTCGCCACAGAAGGCCCGACTGCTCTCTATAGAGGCATAGCTGCTCCTTTGGCCTCCATCACATTCCAG AGTGCCATGGTTTTCCAGACATATGCTATTCTGTCAAGAGCTTTTGATCCATCGGTTTCTCCTAAAGACCCTCCTTCTTACAGGGGTGTTGCACTAGGAGGATTTGGCGCTGGTGCTGTGCAGAGTTTAATGATCACCCCAGTAGAACTCGTAAAGATCCGTCTTCAGCTGCAAACCAAGACGCAAAAAGGCCCCATAGATGTTGCCAGAAGCATAATGAAAGCAGAAGGGCTAAAAGGAATGTATAGAGGCTTAACCATCACCATGCTAAGGGATGCACCAGCTCATGCTATCTACTTCTCTACTTATGAGTACATGAAAGAGCAGCTTCATCTGGGATGTAGAAAGACTGGCGAAGAGAGCTTGCACACTACGTTGGTGGCTGGAGGACTAGCAGGAGTAGCTAGCTGGATCAGTTGTTATCCCTTAGATGTTGTAAAAACAAGATTGCAGGCTCAATCCATGTACCCTCTACCGAAATACACCGGAATTGTTGATTGCTTCCGGAAGAGTGTGACAGAGGACGGGCACGGCGTGCTGTGGCGAGGACTAGGAACTGCGGTTTCTAGAGCATTTCTTGTGAATGGGGCTATCTTTGCAGCTTATGAACTTGCTATGAAGTGCATAGGCAGCAGAGGAAGCGTGGTTCTAGCAGATAACGCTGTCTTGTAA
- the LOC126801105 gene encoding mitochondrial arginine transporter BAC2-like: MDFWPEFLASSWGREFVAGGFGGIAGIISGYPLDTVRILQQNSKGGSACNILRNVISKEGPTALYKGMAAPLASITFQNAMVFQSYAILSRVLDTSLSTKDPPSYKGVALGGFGAGALQSLILSPVELIKIRLQLQTRIQKGPREVAKSIMKAEGFRGLFRGLGITILRDAPAHGLYFWTYEYTREQLHPGCRKSGEESLHTMLIAGGLAGVASWISCYPLDVVKTRLQAQSTYPPKYTGIVDCFRKSVREDGYAVLWRGLGTAVSRAFLVNGAIFAAYEIALRCLFSNGSIAEENVMPARE, from the exons ATGGATTTCTGGCCGGAGTTTCTTGCGAGTAGTTGGGGAAGAGAATTTGTGGCAGGAGGCTTTGGAGGCATTGCAGGTATAATATCTGGGTATCCACTTGATACAGTTAGAATCTTGCAGCAGAATTCAAAGGGTGGCTCTGCCTGTAACATTCTTCGCAATGTCATCTCTAAAGAAGGCCCTACCGCCCTTTACAAGGGCATGGCTGCCCCCTTGGCTTCCATCACATTTCAG AATGCTATGGTTTTCCAGTCATACGCCATTCTCTCTCGGGTTCTCGATACATCGCTGTCGACTAAAGATCCTCCTTCTTACAAAGGTGTTGCTCTAGGAGGATTCGGCGCAGGTGCTTTGCAGAGTCTAATCCTCAGCCCAGTAGAACTCATAAAAATCCGGCTGCAACTGCAAACCAGAATACAAAAAGGCCCCAGGGAAGTTGCCAAAAGCATAATGAAAGCAGAAGGGTTCAGAGGACTATTTAGAGGCCTCGGCATTACTATTCTCAGGGATGCACCAGCTCATGGTTTGTACTTTTGGACTTACGAGTATACGAGAGAGCAGCTGCATCCTGGCTGTAGAAAATCCGGTGAAGAAAGCTTACACACAATGTTGATAGCGGGAGGGCTAGCAGGAGTAGCTAGCTGGATTTCTTGTTATCCCTTGGATGTGGTTAAGACCAGATTACAGGCTCAATCTACTTACCCTCCAAAATATACAGGCATAGTCGATTGCTTCAGGAAGAGCGTGAGAGAGGACGGTTATGCAGTGCTGTGGCGGGGGCTAGGAACTGCGGTTTCTAGAGCATTTCTGGTGAATGGGGCTATTTTTGCTGCTTATGAGATTGCTCTGAGGTGCCTTTTCAGCAATGGAAGCATTGCAGAAGAGAATGTGATGCCTGCAAGAGAATGA
- the LOC126801104 gene encoding pyridoxal 5'-phosphate synthase-like subunit PDX1.2 — translation MTSQDGAVTIYTSGAVTDAKIKNPYSLKVGLAQMLRGGAIVEVTNPDQAKLAEDAGACSVIVSDLPHSAGNLRMFDPSLVKDIKRAVSVPVMARSRVGHFAEAQILEAIGIDYIDESEYLAVADEDHYVNKHNFRCPFVGGAENLGDALRRIREGAALIRTQGDLSGSGNVARTVRNVRAIMSQIRMLNNMDDDEVFAFAKSIAAPYDLVAQTKQMGRLPVVQFASGGIVTPADVGLVMQLGCDGVFIGSDVFGSADPYKRVRGIVDVVRNYNDPDVLVETSSGLSGMMAGMSIGEDRIEEFGRGGV, via the coding sequence ATGACATCCCAAGACGGCGCGGTCACCATCTACACCAGCGGCGCAGTCACCGACGCCAAGATCAAGAACCCCTACAGCCTCAAGGTCGGCCTCGCTCAAATGCTCCGCGGCGGCGCCATCGTCGAAGTCACCAACCCCGACCAAGCCAAGCTCGCCGAGGACGCCGGCGCCTGCTCCGTCATCGTCTCCGACCTGCCCCACTCCGCCGGCAATCTCCGCATGTTCGATCCCTCCCTCGTCAAGGACATCAAACGGGCCGTCTCCGTCCCCGTCATGGCCAGATCCCGCGTCGGCCATTTCGCCGAGGCCCAGATCCTCGAGGCCATCGGAATCGACTACATCGACGAGAGCGAGTACCTCGCCGTCGCCGACGAGGATCATTACGTCAACAAGCACAATTTCCGCTGCCCCTTCGTCGGCGGCGCCGAGAATCTCGGCGACGCGCTGAGGAGAATCCGGGAAGGGGCAGCGTTGATCCGGACCCAGGGAGATTTATCCGGGTCGGGCAATGTGGCCCGGACGGTCCGTAACGTCCGGGCCATCATGAGCCAGATAAGAATGCTGAACAACATGGACGACGACGAAGTGTTCGCGTTTGCTAAGAGCATTGCGGCGCCGTACGATCTGGTGGCGCAGACGAAGCAAATGGGGCGGCTGCCGGTGGTGCAATTTGCCTCCGGGGGGATTGTGACGCCGGCTGACGTTGGGCTGGTGATGCAGTTAGGATGTGATGGAGTGTTTATAGGGTCGGATGTTTTTGGGTCGGCGGATCCGTATAAGCGGGTGAGGGGCATTGTTGATGTTGTGAGGAATTATAATGACCCGGATGTGCTGGTGGAGACGAGCTCCGGGTTGTCGGGTATGATGGCGGGTATGAGTATCGGCGAGGACAGAATCGAAGAGTTTGGGCGTGGAGGTGTTTGA
- the LOC126801092 gene encoding kinesin-like protein KIN-13B, with product MSGVGRQGQRSGAAPHHQRQYSDNLLETSSNGRWLQSAGLQHLQSNSSIPPPPSQDYGYGGQGSRMYRNGQRGYNECYMEPSTPPYESRRKDREDSPNEFSPGLLDLHSFDTELIPDIPVSGMHDVASQYYPSRGRSFDDSEPYINNKQAEKARLPENNLLKSFAADKEKVSNVAKIKVVVRKRPLNKKELAKNEEDIIDTLSNAITVHETKLKVDLTAYVEKHEFVFDAVLNEEVSNDEVYHETVEPIVPIIFQRTKATCFAYGQTGSGKTYTMKPLPLKASRDILRLMHHTYRNQGFQLFVSFFEIYGGQLFDLLNERKKLCMREDGKKQVCIVGLQEYRVSDVETIKEFIEKGSATRSTGTTGANEESSRSHAILQLAIKRAVDGNVSKPPRLVGKLSFIDLAGSERGADTTDNDKLTRMEGAEINKSLLALKECIRALDNDQGHIPFRGSKLTEVLRDSFVGDSRTVMISCISPSSGSCEHTLNTLRYADRVKSLSKGNNPKKDILASTLSLKESTNVPLSSFLPTASAFEDDMNDTWPVQSEKEEYDQSEDIYEDSRTSWKRTGKLQQYNVPTSEDKVRKPNGQSKRTGMPNSQSRNSNSDDDLNALLQEEEDLVSAHRKQVEDTMNIVKEEMNLLVEADQPGNQLDDYVSRLNAILSQKAAGILQLQNRLAHFQKRLKEHNVLVSSSGY from the exons ATGAGCGGGGTGGGGAGGCAGGGGCAGAGATCTGGTGCGGCGCCGCACCACCAGCGGCAGTACTCCGACAACTTGTTGGAGACTTCGTCAAACGGACGGTGGCTTCAGTCCGCTGGTCTCCAACATCTCCAGTCCAACTCGTCAATCCCTCCTCCTCCCTCTCAG GACTATGGCTACGGAGGGCAGGGTTCGAGAATGTACAGGAATGGGCAGAGAGGGTACAATGAGTGCTACATGGAGCCGTCGACACCTCCCTATGAATCGCGGAGGAAGGACCGCGAGGACTCACCCAATGAGTTCAGTCCTGGACTTCTCGATCTGCATTCCTTTGACACTGAGCTCATTCCTGAC ATTCCAGTCTCTGGGATGCATGATGTTGCTTCTCAATATTATCCTTCGCGGGGCAGAAGCTTTGATGATTCTGAACCTTATATTAACAACAAACAAGCAGAAAAGGCTCGGTTACCAGAAAACAATCTCCTGAAAAGTTTTGCAGCAGACAAAGAGAAAGTCAGTAACGTTGCAAAGATTAAAGTTGTG GTGCGCAAAAGACCACTTAACAAAAAAGAGTTGGCAAAGAATGAGGAAGACATAATAGACACACTTTCAAACGCCATTACAGTTCACGAGACTAAACTCAAG GTTGACCTAACAGCATATGTAGaaaaacatgagtttgtttttGATGCGGTGCTGAATGAGGAAGTGTCTAATGATGAG GTATATCATGAGACTGTGGAGCCCATAGTTCCAATAATATTTCAACGCACAAAGGCAACATGTTTTGCATATGGACAAACAG GTAGTGGGAAAACTTATACCATGAAACCATTACCTCTCAAAGCATCACGGGACATTTTGAGGTTGATGCACCATACTTATCGAAATCAAGGATTTCAGTTGTTTGTGAGCTTCTTTGAAATATATGGAGGACAGCTTTTTGATCTCCTCAATGAGCGCAA AAAGCTCTGCATGAGAGAAGATGGCAAGAAACAAGTTTGCATTGTGGGTTTGCAAGAATACAGAGTGTCTGATGTAGAGACAATTAAAGAGTTCATTGAGAAAGGAAGTGCCACGAGAAGTACTGGTACAACTGGTGCAAATGAAGAATCCTCTCGTTCTCATGCTATACTTCAGCTTGCTATCAAAAGGGCAGTTGATGGCAATGTATCAAAACCTCCTCGTCTTGTTGGTAAACTCTCCTTTATAGATCTTGCTGGAAGTGAACGTGGTGCAGATACTACAGATAATGACAAACTAACAAG AATGGAAGGCGCTGAAATCAATAAGAGCTTACTTGCACTGAAGGAATGTATTCGAGCTCTTGATAATGACCAGGGTCATATTCCTTTCCGCGGAAGTAAACTGACTGAAGTTCTAagggactcatttgttggtgATTCCCGAACTGTGATGATATCATGCATATCACCAAGCTCAGGATCATGTGAACACACTCTTAACACTCTAAGATATGCAGACAG GGTGAAGAGCCTTTCAAAAGGGAACAATCCAAAGAAGGATATTCTAGCTTCAACCTTAAGCCTCAAGGAATCAACAAATGTGCCCTTGTCATCATTTTTGCCAACTGCCTCTGCCTTTGAGGATGACATGAACGATACATGGCCTGTACAGAGTGAAAAAGAGGAATATGATCAATCAGAAGATATCTATGAGGATTCAAGAACATCATGGAAGAGAACTGGAAAGCTACAACAGTACAATGTCCCAACTTCAGAGGACAAAGTACGTAAACCTAATGGTCAGTCGAAGAGGACAGGCATGCCAAATTCTCAATCAAGGAATTCAAATTCAGATGATGATTTAAATGCGCTATTACAG GAGGAAGAAGATCTCGTAAGTGCACACCGGAAACAAGTGGAGGATACAATGAATATTGTTAAAGAG GAAATGAATTTGCTTGTAGAAGCAGACCAACCAGGGAATCAGCTGGATGACTATGTGTCAAGATTGAATGCCATTCTATCTCAGAAGGCTGCTGGAATCCTGCAATTACAAAACCGTTTAGCTCATTTCCAGAAGCGTTTAAAAGAACATAATGTTCTTGTATCATCTTCTGGTTATTGA
- the LOC126801108 gene encoding uncharacterized protein LOC126801108 gives MVFKETMHRSKDFYKKTFYNLESFFCGGYKKLPKTLSLNPCFCGRDLKYHPTDEFYTDYYDEWEPTIDEVKKRDSTSKETIKDGDPCTESFIMFPKQSPKINKQEGGLLRDKKSSGRSRDLGKGKDQLPFQNMNGNKGSNVLAKRMKEFEMVDTGDVEQVLDVEEALHYYSRLKSPVYLDIVDKFFLDMYSDFSVPPAPSISINNSRQRFGSIRL, from the coding sequence ATGGTTTTTAAAGAAACGATGCACAGAAGCAAAGACTTCTACAAGAAAACTTTTTATAACCTCGAGAGCTTCTTCTGTGGAGGATACAAAAAACTACCCAAAACCCTTTCCTTGAATCCTTGCTTTTGTGGGAGAGACCTGAAATATCACCCAACAGATGAGTTTTACACTGATTATTATGATGAGTGGGAGCCTACTATAGATGAGGTGAAGAAGAGAGATAGTACATCAAAAGAAACAATCAAGGATGGAGATCCATGTACTGAAAGCTTCATCATGTTCCCAAAGCAAAGTCCTAAGATAAACAAACAAGAAGGGGGGTTGTTAAGAGACAAGAAGTCTAGTGGAAGGTCTCGTGATcttggaaaaggaaaagatcAGTTACCATTCCAAAACATGAATGGAAATAAAGGGAGCAATGTTCTAGCAAAGAGGATGAAGGAATTCGAAATGGTGGATACAGGTGATGTGGAGCAGGTGTTGGATGTAGAAGAGGCACTTCACTACTACTCTCGCCTCAAAAGTCCGGTGTACCTTGACATTGTTGACAAGTTTTTCTTGGACATGTACTCAGATTTCTCAGTCCCACCAGCACCATCGATCAGTATCAACAATTCAAGGCAGAGATTTGGCTCCATTAGGTTGTAG
- the LOC126797128 gene encoding uncharacterized protein LOC126797128 yields MALNKTLADVKASLKERTNQEQRFGFTKSSIDKSTENTVLPQPSHLLQNPLSTMHDIMELNMHHDLHDRMKLNLGAQFPKGFGGANVGIYYPQGSMTNYKQVQLPTYPNRILQHSRSLPPALLLSLTPAVSNSHSRSLDLVPSLDLKVSISFQVSVSALCSLLIGAKSLKTQTLVPSLDLVQELKVKPCPVVFAPAVQKLAYLSTAIFQRGAIILTSLMSTTLEVMTAMICWLLMVQLKGRRK; encoded by the exons ATGGCTCTTAACAAGACATTAGCAGATGTGAAAGCATCTTTGAAGGAAAGGACCAATCAAGAA CAGCGGTTTGGTTTTACAAAGTCTAGTATAGATAAATCCACTGAAAATACAGTTTTGCCTCAACCATCACACTTACTTCAG AATCCTTTATCTACCATGCATGATATAATGGAGTTGAACATGCACCATGATCTGCATGATAGAATGAAGCTAAATCTTGGAGCTCAATTCCCAAAG GGTTTTGGAGGCGCCAATGTTGGAATATATTATCCGCAAGGTTCTATGACGAACTATAAGCAAG TTCAGTTACCCACTTACCCTAATCGAATACTTCAGCACTCCCGCAGTCTCCCCCCCGCACTCCTGCTCTCCCTCACTCCCGCAGTCTCTAACTCTCACTCTCGAAGTCTCGATCTCGTTCCAAGTCTCGATCTCAAAGTCTCGATCTCGTTCCAAGTCTCAGTCTCAGCCCTCTGCAGTCTACTCATAGGCGCGAAGTCTCTGAAGACCCAAACTCTCGTTCCAAGTCTCGATCTCGTTCAG GAGCTGAAGGTTAAGCCTTGCCCTGTGGTCTTTGCTCCGGCGGTCCAAAAGCTTGCATATTTGAGTACTGCTATTTTTCAG AGAGGAGCTATTATTCTAACGAGTCTAATGAGTACGACTCTAGAAGTGATGACTGCAATGATATGCTGGTTGTTGATGGTACAGCTCAAAGGCAGGAGGAAGTAG
- the LOC126797129 gene encoding protein FAR1-RELATED SEQUENCE 5-like, whose amino-acid sequence MAKALAFQGPETHHRLCIWHIYQNAATHLSSVFEKFKDFAGDFSSIIYDYEDIEDFLIAWKKLLEKYNMQENKCLKLFSDIGTIRIYEVTAHGKRFHHVVTFDSGDNTISCSCKKFEFAGILCSHALKVLSENNVKTIPSQYISKRWRKGFKGERAKVSPNANDDDQEAKIARRYRELA is encoded by the exons ATGGCAAAAGCCTTAGCTTTCCAAGGGCCAGAAACACATCATCGGCTATGCATTTGGCACATATACCAAAATGCAGCTACGCATCTTAGTAGTGTGTTTGAGAAGTTTAAGGATTTTGCTGGAGACTTTAGCAGTATCATTTATGATTATGAAGATATCGAAGACTTCTTAATTGCTTGGAAGAAATTGCTTGAAAAGTACAATATGCAAGAAAATAAATG CTTGAAGTTATTTAGTGACATTGGAACGATTCGCATATATGAAGTTACTGCTCATGGAAAGCGTTTTCACCATGTTGTAACATTTGACTCGGGCGATAATACTATTTCATGCAGTTGTAAGAAATTTGAGTTTGCTGGAATTTTATGTTCACATGCTTTGAAGGTCTTGTCGGAAAATAATGTCAAGACCATTCCTAGTCAGTACATCTCAAAGAGATGGAGAAAGGGTTTCAAAGGTGAAAGAGCAAAGGTGTCTCCAAATGCAAATGATGATGATCAAGAGGCAAAAATTGCGAGGCGTTACAGAGAATTGGCTTGA